The sequence GCTCATTTTCTTGAAGGCAGCTTgaagaattttgaagttttgtaTGTATTCATGCTCCAAATTGGTGCGGAATTTTACTCGCTTCAGCTGAACTGACCCTGCAAAAATATTCCCATAAATCTAGTGATCATAACTCTTTTTGATAATGGAGACTAACCAGGAAATAGCATATCCATGAACTGACAATAGGCAGCGCCTGTGCAGAGCTCCTCAATCTTTCCAAAACTGCTTTGCAAACACTCATTGAGCCATGCTAACATATCATGCCTGGAGAGGTTCTCTGTGGTGACATTAGTTGAGTATACATTTACCGCCATGACTGAAATGAGAAAACTAACCctaagtgatttttttctgcgGTTTTTACACACTATGACTCAAAGCTTTACAAATATTTACCGCTTATCTAATaatctaaaatgtaataaattgaaatctcACTGCTACATGAGCCAGAACCCACTATGACCACTCCCACCACAGCAAAAGTCCCAGACCCCAATAGGCCCGATATGGTTAAATTGCTGTTCTTTGCAGATGAATTTGATGAtgagagaagaaaaaaatacgaatATCTTCAGGCAAAAAGGCGTACCAGTTTCAAATATTCAGGTGAGGGTACTACCGTTATTGGTCGTACCAACGTCGGGTTCTAAAAATAGCTTCAGCAGGAAGGAAATTGCGTTCTGCCTCGTTAGCATTAGCCACCGCTCTTTTGGGGCTATTTTAAAGCCCTGGGGCTCGAATCAAACGTGTATTTTAAgataagttttttcataatgGGTTTGGTGACATTTCAAATGAATGCGTGCATGTCAACGTACGGAGGAACCGAGTCCCGGCACGTTTAACATACGATTTACGTGTTTTGGTGTTGGGTTCGAATAGAAGATGGATGGCCTACGTTACCTGTGTAATTTTAGCTTCAGTTTCGCACTAAAAATGGTATTcgtttgatgattttcagcgactctttgttgaaattttcggGAGATGCGGCCTTTCGGCCATTTAACTTACGCCAAGGCTACCAACAACTGTCACCTAAAATGTCAAATCCAATGATGctggaatttgaaaattaactgAAGAAATAATTGTTATGGATTCAAACGAGGAcaagaatttataaataaaacgaGAAAGAAGACAATCATgtctaaaacatttaaaaataactagtgaaataatgaattatttatctCCCTTGGGGTAATTGCTCTCGCCATGTTGGCAAGGCTTACCGgccattttttcaaacaaaacaattaCTGTGTTTACATGAAGTTTTGAAAccgttttgatttttttaaatgaaaattttgaagaaatgttgATATCAGATCCAGCTTCAATCTCGATTGATTAGACCATACAAAAAGGCGAATTACCTGTAAACAGTAAATTTAATCTGCAATACTAGTTTTCAAGTACGGAAAAAAACTCTAAATGGTCTTAATACTCCATGGAATCTCagtaaagcaaaaaatatgcATGCACAAACTCATTACATACGTCATGAAAACACACAGACGACCATTTTAACAGTTATTTCGCAAAATTTTGTAAtgtgaaattgttttttttggttcGTAGCTATTATTTATCcatctttttattaaagtttgtgtTGTTTTATAgtgaaattatatatttttttgtaattaaattgcaataactaattatacatatatatagaataattacatatttcgTATGACTCTTAATAGAAGCCGAAACAGATTTAAAGCTGAAAAAATCAGTTCTTTGCCTATTTTTCATCCTCAATAGGttacaaatataaatatgaaagaagaaaagtataatgataaaattcttaaaacatGTAAAACTCTGAAATCAAGGCATAACATGACGTCACTGTATCATtctttttcccatttttttctCACTGTCTCATGAATTATCTCTACCATTCTCATACATTACTTACGCTAACCTTCAAACAAGGATAACAAATATCACGATTATTGattccaattaaaattcaagaaatataACCTTACTTTTCAGggataaacttttattttctattttgccCAACAAATGACTGATTTACCCGATTTCAACTCTCCCCCTATTCTCCCTGATGTACAACACATTCTAGAGGGCTACCTGCTCCAACCTGAAAACCTTCCTATTCACAGATATGAGCGTAACCAACAGTTTTATCCCCGGGTGCCCGACCCGTTGGAACTGCTCGATTATGAGAGGGCCCCGTCCTCTACAACCCTTAGAGTATTTGCTCCATTCACCCCCATTTATCCAAATAATACACAACCCCTTTGCAGGTACAACGGGACTTGGACACAGGAGAAATCATTGACTTCCTAGAAGTTGCTATTGAAAATGTGGGTGCTACTGCGCGCAACTCTATGTCGTTCACTAGAGAGCCAGTGCCGCCTTCTGATTATGTCAGAGGAAGTGCTTCATATATCCCCTTTCAACCAGGAAGCTTTCCTGAACCTGATGAAGACCTCCTGAAGCTGAACATTCTGAAAGATACTAAAGGTTGTCTAAGACTGATTTAGAGGCTTTTGggaataataaaagtttgtcaTAGATTTACTGAATGTGGCTCCAGGATTTGACCGAGGGCTCAGCTTTGCTGAAGATGGTTGTACTCTTATGTCCAATGATgatcacttaaaaaactctgaaaattttaccacaaaaaaagtaaatctaTTGGAATTAATTGAGCAAGAGCAGCAATTATTGGCTGATTGGGATGCAAAGCCAGAAGCCCCTAATCAAGAAGTGGAGGTCATGCAGGAAGCAGAGCTTCTGCCAGATGAAGAAGAGGTGCTCCCAAAAGAGCcccatatattaaatttgtctgCAGCCCCTCCTCCAAGCCAACTGCAGGTGTCCAAGTGGGCAGTTCTACTAGACCCCAATAAACAGATCACAGATTTCAAAAAGAAGGTTCCAGATATGGccaaaaaatttccatttgagCTGGATAATTTTCAGAAGTTGGCAATTTTGCAGCTGGAGCAGCACAATCATGTGTTTGTGGCAGCTCATACCAGTGCAGGTAAGTATACAagatatttaaagttaaacaaGAACAGATATACCATGTTCATTTAACAGCACCTAGGACTTCTATGAGTTTCTTtatgatttcataaaaaaatcagttatgGAGATGTATATGAGGCTCAGGAAGGTAAGTTAAAATCAGTGACAACCCTATAGGGCATCCCAAAAAAGCAAGGAGTTATAAAgcgtcatttttttaaaatgagatCACCTAGACATTTTTTCCATGTGATAGAATCCTCTGTTGATCCTGTGTTAGtatctagatttttttaactctggGATACAGTGACTTGAACCTATGaggttttaaaagaaattttaaacatttgcaGTGCCTCATAAGAAACTTAATATCACAATTAACTTAAGTTaggttttaataattttaggatgaatttttatgtaagATCCTTTTAGCAAGCACAAATACTCGTATATCCATAAATACACACAGGATGTTCACCATAACAACTtgaattttcaccttttcaacttcaattttctcgatttttttcaaatatgatgGGGGGGTTTTTATGACGTGGGtctaaagaaaattcaattctctccactttaatataaaataatatcatatttatcttaaatattaatggaaTGATTCATTATTTTGGGAAAAGATGAATTTATAGCTAAATGCCTGAGTATTAATCATGCCTTGCCATGgttggatatttttttgtttccagtTTTGAGTGCTTTCTTGGGACACACTGTAAGGACGTCactagtttttaaatttaccttCATTAGCCTCATGAGATCCCCATAATTGGTTTTTTATGGAAACACAAATAAACTCCTATAAGTTTGAGGGACTCTTAAATGGATAACCTGTAGATATGCACAGTCTTTTGCTTATGACATATCAAATCAGAGTGAAGATTAAATAGAAAGGGAGCTATATATCTTGAATAAGGGCAGATGGAAATGCGCAGTTTGTTACATCTAACACATGACACTTAAGGCCATTTAacactaaaatttcaaattttcaaagtgaTTCCTCTTTAAAtggcaaatattgaaattgattgttgtatttattttcccACTCACCAGGTAAAACTGTAGTTGCTGAGTATGCCATTGCCCTGTCCCAAAAACACATGACAAGGACCATCTACACCTCCCCCATTAAGGCTTTATCAAATCAAAAGTACCGAGACTTCAAGTAAGAACACTCCATTTCTTTGGTCTGGTGTCAATGTTTTCAAGGGTTGTACTTAGAGAAGAGTTCGATGACGTAGGCCTGATAACTGGGGACTTCCAAATCAACCAGAAAGCCTCATGTCTGATTATGACCACCGAAATCTTAAGGTCAATGTTGTATTGTGGCAGTGATATCACGAGGGATATTGAATATGTCATTTTTGATGAGGTACACTATATCAATGACCGAGACAGGGGACATGTATGGGAGCAGGTACTTATTATGCTCCCCAAGGAGGTGTGTGTGGTACTTCTCAGCGCCACCGTTCCAAATACCATAGAATTTGCTGATTGGCTGGGAAGTACCCACAAGAGGTAGGGCTCaaagtaaacttttaatgtaagataaaattgaattaaatcaGGAAAGTATATGTGATAACCACAATGCAACGGCCAGTGCCGCTGCAGCATTTCTTGTACACTGGAAGATGGGGCGGCAGTAGGCACAACAAATTCCTAATCCTCGAGGCGGAAAAGTGGCATAATGAGGGGTAATATAATTCTAGTTTCGTGATTTATCGGCTGATTCAGGGTTGTACAGCTACATCAAAGCCAAAACTGCATTGGAGCCGCTGAAAGACCAAAATGTGCGGTTTCTGAACAAACATCAGGAGAAAACATTATGGACAAGCCTTGTAGATCATCTAGAGAAGTTTGAACTACTGCCTGTGGTTGCTTTCGTTTTTTCAAGACAAAAATGCGACACTTATGCGGAGGTCCTGTCTAACTTGAACCTTACCACCCAGAGGGAAAAAGCTcatattgaactttttttcaataaatgtaTTAGGTCATTAAAGGAGCCTGACAGAGAGATTCCGCAAATAGTGAAAATGAAGGATATATTATGCAGAGGCATTGGAGTGCATCATAGTGGGATTCTTCCCATTGTGAAGGAAATTGTAGAAATGCTTTTTCAGAAGAGTTTAATAAAGGTGAgtttatggtttttttattcttttctaaTGTTTTGTGCCTTTAAAGGCGTACCGTACTCCAGtcttttcatataaaaataaataacgtaTGGCTATAAGCTTCATCAGTCTACCATTTGGGGACTTTTTTAGGTGTTATTTGCCACTGAAACATTCGCCATGGGAGTAAACATGCCCACTAGAACTGTAATATTTGACTCTATCAAAAAGCATGATGGGGTTGAATTGCGCACTTTACTACCTGCAGAATACATTCAAATGGCtggtaaaaattaaagtttaactATTAAAAATCTCCATTATGAATTCGACTTTAAAGGCAGGGCGGGACGCAGGGGCAAAGACGAGAAAGGCACAGTCCTAATTCTCTGTAAACTGAACGTACCTCCTGAAAATCAGCTTCGTGAAATGATGACTGGAAAACCCAATAAGTTAGTCAGTCAGTTTCGGCTTACTTATGGCATGGTGCTGAGTCTCTTAAGAGTCGAGAGCCTTACAGTGGAGCTGATGATTTCCAAGAGCTTCGGAGAAGCGGATCATCAAAAAAGCGTCATCGATCTTGAAGCTGAGCTTAAGAAAACCGAGCAGGAGTTGCAGAACCTGTTTAAGCAGCAGTTGAGCAGCTACTTGCAACCCTTGGTCAAGTTCTACGAGTGCGCTGGCGCGTATTTAACGAAGAAACTCCAGATAATGGTAGTTTTTCAGTCAGAAATGAATTGAGTGAATCAAAGTTTGTTTCAGCCCAAAGTGCTTGCACACCTCAAAGTTCAGAAACTGCTGATTCCAGGGGGTTTAATAGTGATTACCCACGAAAATCACGTGAATAAACTGGCCCTAATCCTGTCTAAAAAAGGGGCGAATTATAGAGTCTTAGTGCTGGCTGAATGTGGGGatttgaaaaaggaaaataagcAGGACATGTGGTTTCAGATGTTGGGACTAGCTCAGGAAAAGCTCTACTTCCCTAGCAACAATCCTAGTCATGCAGTTATAAGTATTACGGGGAGTGACATCTTTGATATTTCCTCCAAGAAGATTAAGTTGGATATGCGACTAGTGGAGTTGGATTGGGACAAAAGGCAACAGGAAAGGTTTAGGCTAGATCCTCCcggtaaatttatatttaataaccAGCCAGGACATTATATTCTAGCGAGAATACGCGTTAGAAGTTAAAGTATAATCTCTATCAGCCAAAGAAACAGTGAGAAAtccgaaatttgaaaaaatggtaataTCGTGATAGTGTAACGTCAGGTTACCATGTTTCTACtgcaatttttgtatatataaTTGTCGTCACAGTTAACCATTTAATGACAGGACCTAGTTGgcaaatgtcataaaaattctttgaaatggatatcacaaaattatttttctggtTCATTCAAGTATAGATTTGGCCACTAATTCCTCCATTAtcatgcaatttatttttctggtTAAGTTATCATTTGTATATTGACCCAAAGACTGAccaacaattattgttaatttcagGTCAAACTTGTTCTCAAGCCATCCAAGAGCTGCAAAAACTTACTCTCATGGCCAACGACAACAAATCATCCCTAGAGCTGCAACACTTTATCAGAGATTTAAAAGTGAATGAGCAAGATTTGTACCATGATTTGACCGACATGTATAGCATCAAAGATAAACTAATTGACTACCTGCCCAGCACTAAAATTCCGAATTTCGAGGAACAGTTCAAAGCAGTGTTCGAACGAAAATTCCTTGAGGACAAAAAAGCGAACTTGGAGTATCGTTTGTCTAACGCCAGCCTCACTTTGTACCCCGACTATCAGAAGCGAATCGAGCTGTTAAGAAAATTGGGATATGTGGATGCAGAAAATACCGGTAAgagtgaattatttaaagagGAGAAGTGTTGGTAACAATGTTGAATTCAAGTGAAATTGAAGGGCAATGTGGCGTGTGAAATGGGTATGAACGAGCTACTGATCACTGAGCTGGTGGTAGATGATATTTTCACGGATTTGCAGCCCTCAGAAGTGGCAGCTCTACTCTCCTCTCTTGTCTTCAGAGTGAAGCTACGAGGCGACCAAAAGGACTATGAGGAAGACCTCACTCCCAAACTCAAACAAGTACCTATCTGTTTATTAAACTCAAAGAAACCGACAAACTCAAGTAATTTCCTGAATTTCAGGGCATTAACCTTATCAAATCCGTTCACTCGAGAATTGCAAATTTGGAGCTGGAAATGGGGATTCAGACTGAAGAGTTCCAGAACGACCTCAATTTTGGACTGGTGTACGTGGTGTATCGCTGGACCAACGCAGAGGTAAGTTGCGATAAGGTTTCGGCTGTTCAGATGTTATCAATTTTTGGCTCAGCCTTTTGCCGAGATTATGAAACTGACGGACATTCAAGAGGGTATAATAGTTCGCTGTATTCAGCAGCTAAATGAGACTATAATGGATGTGCGTGACGCCGCTAAGATTATCGGCAATCCGGccctgaaaacaaaaatggagGAGGCATCTGCTGCTATTAAGAGGGATATTGTTTTTGCTGAGAGTTTGTACACGCAGGACGAGAAgtattaataaacttattgttatttttttaatgctcttGACACTTGAAATTGATACACGGAAATGCAGCTTCAATATTTCGAGATAATTTCACCTTTAATTTGCTCTATATGAAGTAATATAGTGAAGCTTTAAAAACAATCTGCGTGTATACATAGAAATGTAAAGACAAGAACTTGTTaagaaatgtaataaaaattaattttggcaCACAATGTAACTTACACattcaaaaatacttaatttaagCAATCTATCTTGAGATCCTTCATTCACTCAGCCCAATAACCCACAGCATGTTCAACCCTGCTCTGCCCAAGTTGACTCTCCCCAGCATCCCCTGTTCCATCTTATCAacaaggtaaataaaaaacagacaGCTGTGGAACAAATTGTTGTAACCCTGCAAGAAATTACGGGAATTAGTCGCTAAATACCACCTTTAGGAATGAGAAAAATCACCTTGACCATCTCGTAAATTTTCTCCCCGACCACCACCTGATAATGAGGAGGTCTCTCGCAGATTTCTTGAATAAAGAGGCTGTTAGCAGTGAGTGTTGGCATTTTATCAGTTGACTTGATATAGTAATGTCCAGTGAACGTTTTAGCGTCGGGTAAATTTGGGGAAGGCATTAGTTGGGTGTCCAAATACGAGGCTAATAAATGCATAACAATCTGCGcggcaatttaataaaaacaactcGTATAGACCAGAGAATAAATACTTACTGCGCAGTCTGTTGGCAGAGATTCATCCCAGTCTTTGCCATTAAAAGCACACCCTCCATTCCACTTAAACTCACTCATACATCCTCCTTTGGCCAAATCCCTGATCCTCTTCACTAAATATTCCTGATTAGCATGGACTTCTAGAAAGGGAATCATTGGCGGTAGAGAAGGGATGAAGTGAGTAATTTGAGTCATAAGGGCGGTTTTTCTCAAGCGATCCAGCCCCACTGCACCAATTTTTATATCAGACATCCCATGCTTTTCCAAGGAATCATTTATAAGGTCGAATTCGTGTATTAGACGTTCAAGAATTGTATGTGAGAGCCACTAAAAGGATTGTtttcaaggaattttttttttttttggtttttatttaccattcgGAGATTCTCATTCCACTGAGTCAAAGTATCAGTGTTGACATTGACTCTAGTCCACACTTCTAAGGCAGGTACACTACCACTTGATTTGTCATCTGTTTTCAAAGGACTAAGGTTTTTGGCTACAAACGTGTTTCTTTTTAGTTACTTTGTGgacttttttcattataaGCACTTACTGGGAGACAGAGTTGAAAGCTGATACTggctttttttcaaaaacgaagACATGTCTTTAACTGACTTGGTCACGGGATGACTCCAAAAGGAGCTTAACAAGTTATTGGAACTGTGAGTTGTTGCCAGGTTATTAATCTAAAAAACAAGCTCCAAAAAACTCtctaaaacctaaaaaatttaacattacaTTCTCCAACACCCCCTCCTCATATTCATCCTCTTCTTCTTCCCCCAGAAGCTTACTCTCCTTAAAAGTCCATCCAGTAGATTGAGGGGAGTAGCCCACCCTTACACTGTCATTTACAGACAAATTTGATCTCCAACTAAGAGCAGTCATATTTAAAGGTGTAGTTTGTGGTCCAGAAGAGGCATTAGATCTCCAACTTAGtgttgtcatatttaaaggtGTATTGCTTAGCAGGGGTGTACAATCTGATGATTTTTGGGGTGACTGTATGGGGCTAATGAGAGTGTAATTAGGATCTGTAATTAAGGTTAATTATTAGAAGCTTTAGAAGTTTAGTCTGAAGAGCTTACCAGAGTCTTTAACTCCCAGCAACTTGCGTTGCTCTAAAGTTACTGGAATTTGCTCTTTTGCAgcaaaatacaatttaatgatttttccaAAGTAGTACACAACATTTAAGGTGAGTATTACAACAAATGAGTATTCAATGTACTGATAGTAGTTCATGTATATGCGACACGTTTGAGACCTACAAAGATTCATCTAAGACTAATTTGTGGCCTCAAAAGGGAATTACTCACAAATCATAGATGATTATCGAGAGCAGTAGGACATTAATACCAAACCAGAATATGGCCCCTTTAAGCTTGTATCTTCTTTTGTTTAATAGGAGGCTTCGTTCTAATACTGCTGAGCCGTGAAAGGACTCCTGCAGTTCGCTGTTTAGTACCCTGTTAGGGCTGAGTCCCAAAACAAGCAACATTAATCTTTGATTTTGCAAGCTATTCTGGGATACTC comes from Euwallacea similis isolate ESF13 chromosome 9, ESF131.1, whole genome shotgun sequence and encodes:
- the tst gene encoding superkiller complex protein 2; translated protein: MTDLPDFNSPPILPDVQHILEGYLLQPENLPIHRYERNQQFYPRVPDPLELLDYERAPSSTTLRVQRDLDTGEIIDFLEVAIENVGATARNSMSFTREPVPPSDYVRGSASYIPFQPGSFPEPDEDLLKLNILKDTKDLLNVAPGFDRGLSFAEDGCTLMSNDDHLKNSENFTTKKVNLLELIEQEQQLLADWDAKPEAPNQEVEVMQEAELLPDEEEVLPKEPHILNLSAAPPPSQLQVSKWAVLLDPNKQITDFKKKVPDMAKKFPFELDNFQKLAILQLEQHNHVFVAAHTSAGKTVVAEYAIALSQKHMTRTIYTSPIKALSNQKYRDFKEEFDDVGLITGDFQINQKASCLIMTTEILRSMLYCGSDITRDIEYVIFDEVHYINDRDRGHVWEQVLIMLPKEVCVVLLSATVPNTIEFADWLGSTHKRKVYVITTMQRPVPLQHFLYTGRWGGSRHNKFLILEAEKWHNEGYIKAKTALEPLKDQNVRFLNKHQEKTLWTSLVDHLEKFELLPVVAFVFSRQKCDTYAEVLSNLNLTTQREKAHIELFFNKCIRSLKEPDREIPQIVKMKDILCRGIGVHHSGILPIVKEIVEMLFQKSLIKVLFATETFAMGVNMPTRTVIFDSIKKHDGVELRTLLPAEYIQMAGRAGRRGKDEKGTVLILCKLNVPPENQLREMMTGKPNKLVSQFRLTYGMVLSLLRVESLTVELMISKSFGEADHQKSVIDLEAELKKTEQELQNLFKQQLSSYLQPLVKFYECAGAYLTKKLQIMPKVLAHLKVQKLLIPGGLIVITHENHVNKLALILSKKGANYRVLVLAECGDLKKENKQDMWFQMLGLAQEKLYFPSNNPSHAVISITGSDIFDISSKKIKLDMRLVELDWDKRQQERFRLDPPGQTCSQAIQELQKLTLMANDNKSSLELQHFIRDLKVNEQDLYHDLTDMYSIKDKLIDYLPSTKIPNFEEQFKAVFERKFLEDKKANLEYRLSNASLTLYPDYQKRIELLRKLGYVDAENTVKLKGNVACEMGMNELLITELVVDDIFTDLQPSEVAALLSSLVFRVKLRGDQKDYEEDLTPKLKQGINLIKSVHSRIANLELEMGIQTEEFQNDLNFGLVYVVYRWTNAEPFAEIMKLTDIQEGIIVRCIQQLNETIMDVRDAAKIIGNPALKTKMEEASAAIKRDIVFAESLYTQDEKY
- the LOC136410671 gene encoding transmembrane protein 209, coding for MTSFSPNRVLNSELQESFHGSAVLERSLLLNKRRYKLKGAIFWFGINVLLLSIIIYDLSQTCRIYMNYYQYIEYSFVVILTLNVVYYFGKIIKLYFAAKEQIPVTLEQRKLLGVKDSDPNYTLISPIQSPQKSSDCTPLLSNTPLNMTTLSWRSNASSGPQTTPLNMTALSWRSNLSVNDSVRVGYSPQSTGWTFKESKLLGEEEEDEYEEGVLENINNLATTHSSNNLLSSFWSHPVTKSVKDMSSFLKKSQYQLSTLSPTKNLSPLKTDDKSSGSVPALEVWTRVNVNTDTLTQWNENLRMWLSHTILERLIHEFDLINDSLEKHGMSDIKIGAVGLDRLRKTALMTQITHFIPSLPPMIPFLEVHANQEYLVKRIRDLAKGGCMSEFKWNGGCAFNGKDWDESLPTDCAIVMHLLASYLDTQLMPSPNLPDAKTFTGHYYIKSTDKMPTLTANSLFIQEICERPPHYQVVVGEKIYEMVKGYNNLFHSCLFFIYLVDKMEQGMLGRVNLGRAGLNMLWVIGLSE